The following are encoded together in the Variovorax sp. PBS-H4 genome:
- a CDS encoding sigma-70 family RNA polymerase sigma factor: MTSGSPMANSDAETVLHELFVRGLDGDAQAYHAFLQKLSAHLRAFLARRLFGWPDEVEDLVQECLLAMHNQRHTYQSDQPLTAWVHAIARYKMIDLLRAKSVREALHDPLDDELAVFTESATEASDARRDLAGLLDTLPDRHRVPIVHVKLEGLSVAETARLTGMSESAVKVGIHRGLKALALKIGKSSS; this comes from the coding sequence ATGACCAGTGGCAGTCCGATGGCAAACAGCGATGCGGAGACGGTGCTGCACGAGCTGTTCGTGCGAGGCCTGGATGGAGATGCGCAGGCCTATCACGCCTTCCTGCAGAAGCTCAGCGCCCACCTGCGTGCGTTTCTGGCCAGGCGCTTGTTCGGCTGGCCCGATGAAGTAGAGGATCTTGTCCAGGAATGCCTGCTCGCCATGCACAACCAGCGCCATACCTACCAGAGCGACCAGCCGCTGACGGCGTGGGTGCATGCGATCGCGCGCTACAAGATGATCGACCTCCTGCGCGCCAAATCCGTTCGAGAGGCACTGCACGACCCGCTGGATGACGAGCTCGCCGTGTTCACGGAATCGGCCACCGAAGCCAGCGATGCGCGGCGCGACCTGGCCGGACTGCTCGATACCTTGCCGGACCGGCACCGGGTGCCGATCGTCCACGTCAAGCTCGAAGGCCTCTCGGTGGCCGAGACCGCGCGCCTGACCGGCATGTCGGAGTCGGCGGTCAAGGTCGGCATCCACCGCGGGCTGAAGGCCCTGGCATTGAAGATCGGAAAGTCCTCATCATGA
- a CDS encoding BufA1 family periplasmic bufferin-type metallophore — MITCPLAITALALGALAAGSAIAQDTKPMADKMAKMEKCYGVSMAGKNDCAAGPGTTCAGTSKVDYQGNSWKNVPAGTCTTIKTPKGMGSLEPMKS; from the coding sequence ATGATCACTTGTCCCCTCGCCATCACCGCCCTCGCCCTTGGCGCGCTCGCCGCCGGTTCCGCCATCGCCCAGGACACGAAGCCGATGGCAGACAAGATGGCCAAGATGGAGAAATGCTACGGCGTCTCGATGGCCGGCAAGAACGACTGCGCTGCCGGCCCCGGCACCACCTGCGCCGGCACCTCGAAGGTGGACTACCAGGGCAACTCCTGGAAGAACGTGCCCGCCGGCACCTGCACCACGATCAAGACGCCCAAGGGCATGGGCTCGCTCGAGCCGATGAAGTCCTGA
- the bufB gene encoding MNIO family bufferin maturase — MPSPALTAGLGLKAEHYDDAVSARAEGLWFEVHPENYMVAGGPRLGWLEAVRERHPVSLHGVSLSLAGESEPDAAQLRRLAALADRIRPALISEHLAWSTWNGHYFPDLLPFARTTEALHRIAANIHRTQDALATPIAVENPSHYLRFDGHTWDEIDFLAELARRTGCTLLLDINNVHVSARNLGYSAQAWLDRFPAALVSEIHLAGHSQDPALGEALLIDSHDAPVAPEVWRLHRRFVERAGARPTLIERDGNLPAFDTLMAERSLAEAALHESAGATEEQA; from the coding sequence ATGCCTTCCCCTGCGCTCACGGCCGGCCTCGGCCTCAAGGCCGAACACTACGACGACGCGGTGTCGGCGCGGGCCGAGGGCCTGTGGTTCGAGGTGCATCCCGAGAACTACATGGTGGCGGGCGGGCCGCGGCTCGGCTGGCTGGAGGCGGTGCGCGAACGGCATCCCGTCTCGCTGCACGGCGTCTCGCTCTCCCTCGCAGGCGAGAGCGAACCCGATGCCGCGCAGTTGCGCCGGCTGGCAGCGCTCGCCGACCGCATCCGGCCCGCGCTGATCTCCGAACACCTGGCGTGGTCGACCTGGAACGGCCACTACTTTCCCGACCTGCTGCCCTTCGCGCGCACGACCGAAGCCCTGCATCGCATCGCGGCGAACATCCACCGGACACAGGACGCGCTGGCCACGCCGATCGCCGTCGAGAACCCCTCCCACTACCTGCGCTTCGATGGCCACACCTGGGACGAGATCGACTTCCTGGCCGAGCTGGCGCGCCGCACCGGCTGCACGCTGCTGCTCGACATCAACAACGTCCATGTGTCGGCACGCAACCTGGGCTACTCGGCGCAGGCCTGGCTGGACCGCTTTCCGGCCGCGCTGGTCAGCGAGATCCATCTCGCCGGCCATTCGCAGGACCCGGCACTGGGCGAGGCCCTGCTGATCGATTCGCACGACGCGCCGGTCGCGCCCGAGGTCTGGCGCCTCCATCGCCGCTTCGTCGAGCGGGCCGGCGCGCGGCCCACGCTGATCGAGCGCGATGGCAACTTGCCGGCCTTCGACACGCTGATGGCGGAGCGCAGCCTCGCCGAGGCTGCGTTGCACGAGAGCGCCGGCGCCACCGAGGAGCAGGCATGA
- a CDS encoding HvfC/BufC N-terminal domain-containing protein has product MSFHDAFAQALFTPETVADPAVRQLAAQPAFAVYRNTVMKGCIDALEANFPAVARLVGSEWFRAAAALHAAANPPRDGRLLHYGDGFADFLQRFEPAAELPYLPDVARLDALWREVHAAGNAPPLDAAWLASQGPERLGTLVLRLHPATRWAWFEEQPIYSIWARNRGSAQGENEELAWPGEGALLTRPADAVTWRAIGRPGCAFLDACAAGLSLAEAAEQALAFDAECDLKTLLEDLLRAGAFSTLSDPFPESTP; this is encoded by the coding sequence ATGAGCTTTCACGACGCCTTCGCCCAGGCCTTGTTCACGCCTGAGACAGTGGCGGACCCAGCCGTGCGACAGCTTGCCGCGCAGCCCGCCTTCGCGGTCTATCGCAACACGGTGATGAAGGGCTGCATCGATGCGCTCGAAGCCAACTTCCCTGCCGTTGCGCGGCTGGTGGGCAGTGAGTGGTTCCGTGCCGCGGCCGCGCTGCATGCGGCGGCGAACCCGCCCCGCGATGGACGGCTGCTGCACTACGGCGACGGCTTCGCAGACTTCCTCCAGCGTTTCGAGCCTGCCGCCGAGCTGCCCTACCTGCCCGATGTCGCACGCCTCGATGCGCTTTGGCGCGAGGTCCACGCTGCCGGAAACGCGCCACCGCTCGACGCGGCGTGGCTGGCGAGTCAGGGGCCCGAGCGGCTCGGGACTCTGGTGCTGCGCCTCCACCCGGCAACGCGCTGGGCCTGGTTTGAAGAGCAGCCGATCTACAGCATCTGGGCGCGCAACCGCGGCAGCGCCCAGGGCGAAAACGAAGAACTCGCCTGGCCCGGGGAAGGCGCACTCCTCACGCGCCCTGCCGATGCGGTGACCTGGCGCGCCATCGGCCGGCCCGGCTGCGCTTTCCTCGATGCCTGCGCTGCCGGGCTGTCACTCGCCGAAGCCGCCGAGCAGGCCCTGGCCTTCGATGCCGAATGCGATCTGAAAACGCTGCTCGAAGACCTGCTGCGCGCCGGTGCCTTCAGCACCCTCTCCGACCCTTTCCCTGAAAGCACGCCATGA
- a CDS encoding DoxX family protein, giving the protein MSSNTAGSAPLATDGAHRLRARWNRLAEGLTRLVSHDLLALATRAGIAAIFFLSGRTKVEGFLTLTPSAYELFRTEYKLPLVPPELAAHLAAYAEHLFPMLLVLGLFTRLSALALLGMTLVIQVFVYPDAWPTHLSWAALLLYLVGRGGGALSLDRMLRIG; this is encoded by the coding sequence ATGAGCTCCAACACTGCCGGATCCGCCCCCCTTGCCACGGACGGCGCGCACCGCCTCCGCGCACGCTGGAACCGTCTCGCCGAGGGGCTCACGCGCCTCGTCTCGCACGACCTGCTGGCGCTCGCCACGCGCGCGGGCATCGCCGCCATCTTCTTTCTATCGGGCCGCACGAAGGTCGAGGGTTTCCTCACGCTGACCCCCAGCGCCTATGAGCTGTTCCGCACCGAGTACAAGCTGCCGCTCGTGCCGCCCGAGCTCGCGGCCCATCTGGCGGCCTACGCCGAGCACCTGTTCCCGATGCTGCTGGTGCTGGGTCTGTTCACTCGCCTCTCGGCACTCGCGCTGCTGGGCATGACGCTGGTGATCCAGGTCTTCGTGTATCCCGACGCGTGGCCCACGCATCTCTCATGGGCGGCGCTGCTGCTCTATCTCGTCGGGCGCGGCGGTGGTGCGCTGTCGCTCGACCGCATGTTGCGCATCGGCTAG
- a CDS encoding GTP cyclohydrolase II has product MSVDAVPTPSSPTLSPNPSEPSSPAPPSISPGAPAAQRPHIRLTSHAGGMGALPIQWGAATPAERGPVVGTTTKRAHRNVIGTHSGSYSVYRALAVAAGALKREHKADLTNTAPTDVIGPYPQWSEPGRIVSLDPWGAVVADAFAAELAAGYDIRPTIAITKAHVILPEVIEGLQKGRLMADGKFLTAGGAAIVTKAAIEPVWYLPEVARRFGCSETDLRRVLFEETGGMYPELVTRSDLEVFLPPIGGQTLYIFGNPRDLANPEVELTARIHDECNGSDVFGSDICTCRPYLTHAIEECIRGAQRGGVGLIAYSRKEGRALGEVTKFLVYNARKRQVGGDTADQYFARTECVAGVQDMRFQELMPDVFHWLGIRKIHRLVSMSNMKFDAIAGSGIEIGERVNIPDELIPADARVEMDAKMAAGYFTPGIVPDAEELKKAKGRTLDT; this is encoded by the coding sequence ATGTCCGTTGACGCCGTTCCGACTCCATCCTCGCCGACGCTTTCCCCGAATCCTTCCGAGCCCTCGTCTCCCGCGCCTCCATCCATTTCGCCGGGCGCTCCTGCCGCGCAGCGGCCGCACATCCGACTGACCTCGCACGCGGGCGGCATGGGCGCGCTGCCGATCCAGTGGGGCGCTGCCACCCCCGCCGAGCGCGGGCCGGTGGTCGGCACCACCACCAAGCGCGCACACCGCAACGTCATCGGCACGCACAGCGGCTCCTACAGCGTCTACCGCGCGCTGGCCGTGGCGGCGGGCGCGCTCAAGCGCGAGCACAAGGCCGACCTGACCAACACCGCACCCACCGACGTGATCGGGCCCTACCCGCAGTGGAGCGAGCCGGGCCGCATCGTCTCGCTCGACCCCTGGGGCGCGGTGGTGGCCGACGCCTTCGCGGCGGAGCTGGCGGCCGGCTACGACATCCGTCCCACCATCGCGATCACGAAGGCGCACGTGATCCTGCCCGAGGTCATCGAGGGGCTGCAGAAGGGGCGGCTTATGGCCGACGGCAAGTTCCTCACGGCCGGCGGCGCGGCCATCGTCACCAAGGCCGCGATCGAACCCGTCTGGTACCTGCCCGAGGTGGCCCGCCGCTTCGGCTGCTCCGAGACCGACCTGCGGCGCGTGCTGTTCGAGGAAACCGGCGGCATGTACCCCGAGCTCGTGACCCGCTCCGACCTCGAGGTCTTCCTGCCGCCCATCGGCGGCCAGACCCTCTACATCTTCGGCAATCCGCGCGACCTGGCGAACCCCGAGGTCGAGCTCACCGCGCGCATCCACGACGAGTGCAACGGCTCGGATGTCTTCGGCTCCGACATCTGCACGTGCCGGCCGTATCTCACGCATGCCATCGAGGAGTGCATCCGCGGCGCGCAGCGCGGCGGCGTCGGCCTCATCGCCTACTCGCGCAAGGAAGGCCGGGCGCTCGGCGAGGTGACCAAGTTCCTGGTCTACAACGCCCGCAAGCGCCAGGTGGGCGGCGACACGGCCGACCAGTACTTCGCGCGCACCGAATGCGTGGCCGGCGTGCAGGACATGCGCTTCCAGGAGCTGATGCCCGATGTCTTCCACTGGCTGGGCATCCGCAAGATCCACCGCCTGGTTTCGATGAGCAACATGAAGTTCGACGCCATTGCCGGTTCGGGCATCGAGATCGGCGAGCGGGTGAACATCCCCGACGAGCTGATCCCGGCCGACGCGCGGGTCGAGATGGACGCCAAGATGGCGGCCGGCTATTTCACGCCCGGCATCGTGCCGGACGCCGAGGAACTCAAGAAGGCCAAGGGAAGGACCCTCGATACATGA